A single region of the Thermococcus paralvinellae genome encodes:
- the gltA gene encoding NADPH-dependent glutamate synthase codes for MAKRKLMKNRVPTPEKPVYERIKGFEEVNLGYDFELALMEAERCLQCPENYAPCIKGCPVNINIPGFLAKLKEHRDNPYLAVKEALRVIWACNSLPAITGRVCPQEDQCEGVCVMGKVGDPINIGKLERFVADYARQHEIDDELLMEIVPKIEKKEQKVAVVGAGPAGLTCAAELAKMGYNVTVFEALHYPGGVLLYGIPEFRLPKEIVKNELKKLELLGVEIKTDHIVGRTITIPELIEEYDAVFISTGAGTPKLPEVPGINLNGIYSANEFLTRVNLMKAYKFPEYDTPIKLGKKTIVIGAGNTAMDAARTALRLGSEVIIAYRRGEEDMTARIEEIEHAKEEGVKFMFFVNPIEFIGDENGNVKAVKFMKMKVLNERDSNGKRKIIPTGETITVEADTVIIAIGQIPNKIIWKTTPGLEVGKNGTIVVDENLMTSIPGVFAGGDAIRGEATVILAMGDGRKAAKAIHEYLTKREKNA; via the coding sequence ATGGCAAAAAGAAAGCTTATGAAAAATAGGGTTCCTACTCCAGAGAAACCAGTTTATGAGAGAATCAAGGGTTTTGAAGAAGTTAATCTTGGTTATGACTTTGAACTTGCTTTAATGGAAGCTGAACGCTGTTTGCAGTGTCCAGAGAATTATGCCCCATGTATCAAAGGCTGCCCCGTAAATATAAACATTCCCGGCTTCCTAGCTAAACTCAAAGAGCATAGAGACAATCCATACTTGGCAGTTAAAGAGGCTTTAAGAGTTATTTGGGCTTGTAATTCTTTGCCTGCTATTACTGGTAGGGTTTGTCCCCAAGAAGACCAATGTGAAGGAGTCTGCGTAATGGGCAAAGTAGGAGACCCAATAAACATAGGAAAACTAGAAAGATTCGTAGCAGACTACGCAAGACAACACGAAATAGACGATGAGCTTTTGATGGAGATTGTCCCCAAAATTGAAAAGAAAGAGCAAAAAGTAGCTGTTGTTGGAGCAGGCCCAGCGGGTCTAACATGCGCAGCAGAACTCGCAAAAATGGGCTACAATGTTACAGTATTTGAGGCTTTGCATTATCCCGGCGGAGTTCTCCTCTATGGTATTCCAGAGTTCAGACTTCCAAAAGAAATCGTGAAAAATGAACTTAAGAAACTTGAGCTTTTAGGTGTTGAGATAAAGACAGACCACATAGTTGGAAGAACGATCACAATTCCAGAACTTATTGAGGAATACGATGCAGTGTTTATTTCTACAGGAGCTGGAACACCCAAACTTCCAGAAGTGCCAGGAATAAATCTCAACGGAATTTACTCAGCCAACGAGTTTCTTACAAGAGTTAATTTGATGAAGGCATATAAGTTCCCAGAATACGACACTCCAATAAAACTCGGCAAGAAGACGATAGTGATTGGAGCTGGAAACACAGCAATGGATGCTGCAAGGACAGCTCTAAGACTGGGAAGTGAAGTTATAATAGCATACAGAAGGGGAGAGGAAGATATGACAGCAAGAATAGAAGAGATAGAGCACGCCAAAGAAGAGGGAGTTAAGTTCATGTTCTTTGTGAATCCCATCGAGTTCATCGGAGATGAAAACGGCAATGTCAAGGCTGTTAAGTTCATGAAAATGAAGGTTCTTAATGAGAGAGATTCCAATGGAAAGAGGAAGATCATTCCAACAGGTGAAACAATAACAGTCGAAGCTGATACAGTGATTATAGCAATTGGGCAGATTCCAAACAAGATAATCTGGAAGACAACACCAGGGTTAGAAGTTGGGAAAAATGGAACCATTGTTGTGGACGAGAATTTGATGACTTCGATTCCTGGGGTTTTTGCTGGTGGGGATGCAATAAGAGGAGAAGCAACCGTAATCCTAGCAATGGGAGACGGAAGAAAAGCCGCAAAAGCAATACACGAGTATCTCACAAAGAGAGAAAAGAATGCCTAA
- a CDS encoding sulfide/dihydroorotate dehydrogenase-like FAD/NAD-binding protein has product MYKILERKEIAMRNVWFKVYAPHVVKKLQPGQFVIVRAFENGERIPLTPVMWDKEEGWMGLVVFTRGKTTMQINTELKEGDYFLNIAGPLGNPAPMKKYGKILAIGLYTGIVEVFPIAKAWQEIGNEVHTLQVTFEPMIILKDELEKAVSKHTAVGVPIDPEKSFPENMKNVTAKAREVVRDMIKEINPDLVFMVGPVGDQKAIFEVVREFNVPMLVDLHPIMVDGTGMCGACRVTVGGKVRFACVDGPTFNAYEVDFDELIKRSSYYRDLEMRAMQEYMQKLQGGAQ; this is encoded by the coding sequence GTGTATAAGATACTCGAAAGGAAAGAAATCGCAATGAGAAATGTTTGGTTTAAAGTTTATGCTCCTCATGTAGTCAAAAAGCTCCAACCAGGACAGTTTGTGATTGTTAGAGCCTTTGAGAATGGCGAAAGGATCCCTCTGACCCCAGTAATGTGGGACAAAGAGGAAGGATGGATGGGACTTGTGGTATTCACAAGAGGAAAAACAACAATGCAGATAAATACTGAACTCAAAGAAGGGGATTACTTCCTTAATATTGCTGGTCCTCTTGGAAATCCGGCCCCAATGAAAAAATATGGAAAAATATTAGCCATAGGGCTGTACACTGGTATAGTTGAAGTGTTTCCAATAGCCAAAGCATGGCAAGAGATTGGAAACGAAGTTCACACCCTCCAAGTCACTTTTGAACCCATGATTATCTTAAAGGATGAACTTGAGAAGGCTGTTTCAAAACACACTGCTGTAGGTGTTCCAATTGATCCCGAAAAGAGCTTTCCCGAAAATATGAAAAATGTGACTGCTAAAGCCAGAGAAGTAGTTAGAGATATGATAAAGGAGATCAATCCTGATTTGGTATTTATGGTTGGGCCAGTTGGTGATCAAAAAGCAATTTTTGAAGTTGTCAGAGAATTCAACGTCCCAATGCTTGTTGATTTACATCCTATCATGGTTGACGGGACTGGTATGTGTGGCGCTTGTAGAGTAACAGTAGGAGGAAAGGTGAGATTTGCCTGTGTTGATGGCCCAACATTCAACGCATATGAGGTTGATTTTGACGAGCTGATCAAGAGGTCTAGCTATTATAGGGATTTGGAGATGAGAGCTATGCAAGAATATATGCAGAAGCTTCAAGGGGGTGCACAATGA
- a CDS encoding DMT family transporter, translating to MSTQKSAYLYAFLAVLLWSTVASAFKLSLRYLDYANLLLYASLASLLIFSILTVVQGKVHALKDLSAHRYSAVLGLINPFLYYLVLFKAYSLLPAQEAQALNYTWPIMLTLLSIPLLKQKVRLRNFLGVLISFCGVLIISTRGNITALKFANPYGAFLGLMSALIWATYWILNLKDEREAVIKMFFNFVFGFIYTLVFVLLVHGLTSPPLKGLAGAVYIGAFEMGITFLLWLKALELSETTAQIANLVYLTPFISLIIIHFAVGEKILISTIIGLALIVAGIIYGGTRRG from the coding sequence ATGAGCACTCAAAAATCAGCTTATCTCTATGCCTTCCTTGCGGTGTTGCTGTGGTCAACTGTTGCCTCAGCTTTTAAGCTCTCCCTTAGATATCTTGACTATGCAAATCTTCTGCTCTATGCCTCACTAGCATCTCTTCTCATATTTTCTATTTTGACTGTAGTTCAGGGAAAAGTTCATGCCTTGAAAGACTTGTCTGCTCACAGATACTCGGCAGTTCTCGGATTAATCAACCCTTTCCTCTACTATCTCGTCCTTTTCAAAGCGTATTCCCTCCTCCCAGCTCAGGAAGCTCAGGCTTTGAACTATACTTGGCCAATAATGCTGACTTTGCTTTCAATTCCACTACTGAAACAAAAAGTTAGGCTTAGAAACTTTTTAGGTGTTCTCATCAGCTTTTGTGGGGTCTTGATAATTTCTACGCGGGGAAATATAACAGCTCTTAAGTTTGCTAATCCTTACGGAGCTTTCTTGGGTTTAATGAGCGCACTGATTTGGGCAACTTATTGGATTTTGAATCTGAAAGATGAAAGAGAGGCAGTGATTAAAATGTTCTTTAACTTTGTCTTTGGTTTTATTTACACTTTAGTTTTTGTACTCCTCGTTCATGGTCTTACATCCCCTCCCCTCAAAGGCTTAGCTGGTGCAGTCTACATAGGTGCCTTTGAAATGGGCATTACTTTTCTCTTGTGGCTTAAAGCGCTGGAATTATCAGAAACAACAGCCCAAATAGCAAACCTTGTTTACCTAACCCCGTTCATCTCTCTGATTATAATTCACTTTGCAGTGGGGGAGAAGATTTTGATTTCAACAATAATCGGCCTTGCTTTAATAGTGGCTGGAATTATTTATGGCGGTACTAGGAGAGGATAA
- a CDS encoding Lrp/AsnC family transcriptional regulator — protein MVRAYVLLTVEIGKVEKVIEELKKIPGVTKADAVTGPYDAIIHIEATDLGELTRKILHDIHNIDGVIDTTTAIVVELEGE, from the coding sequence ATGGTTAGGGCTTATGTTTTATTGACGGTTGAAATTGGAAAAGTTGAGAAAGTTATAGAAGAGCTCAAAAAGATACCAGGAGTTACAAAAGCAGATGCTGTTACTGGACCATATGATGCAATAATACACATCGAAGCAACAGACCTCGGAGAGCTCACAAGAAAAATATTGCATGACATACATAACATTGACGGTGTAATTGACACAACAACAGCAATAGTAGTTGAATTAGAGGGAGAATAA
- a CDS encoding endonuclease dU, with protein MIRKVKPQIRVIGFDDGTFSFKSKIERDKTILIGVIMKGSQDVVGILSRWIEVDGMDVTEKMIDAVVNSRFKDLRVIMLKGITYAGFNIVDIEKLSRETGLPVIVVIRKKPDLRAMEDALRKHFSDAEERIRLLRKGGEIRELIPERLFYQTYGIKPKIAEEIIKITQKSSLIPEPLRLAHMIASAVMTGESKKE; from the coding sequence ATGATTAGAAAGGTAAAACCGCAAATTAGAGTCATCGGTTTCGATGACGGTACTTTTTCTTTTAAATCCAAGATTGAAAGAGACAAAACTATTCTGATTGGAGTCATCATGAAGGGATCGCAGGATGTTGTTGGAATTTTGTCAAGATGGATCGAAGTTGATGGAATGGATGTAACAGAAAAGATGATTGATGCCGTTGTAAACTCCCGCTTTAAAGATCTTAGAGTCATAATGCTGAAGGGCATAACCTATGCTGGTTTTAATATTGTTGACATAGAAAAGCTCAGCAGAGAGACGGGTTTACCCGTGATTGTTGTTATTAGGAAGAAACCGGATTTAAGAGCCATGGAGGATGCCTTGAGAAAGCATTTCTCTGATGCTGAAGAGAGAATTAGGCTGCTGAGGAAGGGCGGAGAAATAAGAGAGTTAATACCCGAGAGGCTGTTCTATCAAACCTATGGAATTAAACCAAAAATAGCAGAGGAAATAATTAAAATAACCCAAAAAAGCTCTCTAATTCCAGAGCCTCTCAGATTAGCCCACATGATAGCTTCAGCAGTTATGACTGGGGAGTCGAAGAAGGAGTAG
- the gcvH gene encoding glycine cleavage system protein GcvH, with translation MIEVGEYKVKEGLYYTKEHEWVQVLDDGTVLVGISDYAQKELGDVAYVELPEVGKEVSQGDVLCEIESVKAVSEVYAPVSGEIVEVNGELEDSPEKINEDPYGAWIAKIKPSNLEEDLNNLMTAEQYAEYLKSL, from the coding sequence ATGATTGAGGTAGGCGAATACAAGGTTAAGGAAGGACTATACTACACAAAGGAGCATGAATGGGTTCAAGTTTTAGATGATGGAACTGTTCTTGTTGGAATAAGCGATTATGCTCAAAAAGAGCTTGGCGATGTTGCATACGTTGAGCTTCCAGAAGTTGGAAAAGAGGTCTCACAGGGTGATGTTCTCTGTGAAATTGAGAGCGTCAAGGCTGTGAGCGAAGTTTACGCTCCAGTCAGCGGTGAAATTGTTGAAGTTAATGGAGAGCTTGAGGATTCTCCAGAAAAAATCAACGAGGATCCATATGGAGCATGGATTGCGAAGATTAAGCCATCAAACCTTGAGGAGGACTTAAATAATCTCATGACTGCCGAGCAGTATGCTGAGTATTTGAAGAGTCTCTGA
- a CDS encoding Lrp/AsnC family transcriptional regulator → MEDGVKLTSKQIELLRKLYNEGKPIEVHTVEKSQDELARELKVTRQALSFHLKTLKEMGYVRTGRGFIDLTKKAIEFLENGKNNKAFIFVKIDPTKRKEVYEKIKELSSIRAYRVTGNIDMVIEVDRTKFEEILDKVSSIDGVKETVTHFIIESVA, encoded by the coding sequence ATGGAAGATGGTGTAAAGCTTACCTCAAAGCAAATTGAACTTTTAAGGAAGTTATACAATGAAGGAAAGCCTATCGAAGTCCATACAGTTGAAAAGAGCCAAGATGAACTTGCAAGAGAACTTAAAGTTACAAGACAAGCATTAAGCTTTCACTTAAAGACCCTCAAAGAAATGGGATATGTAAGAACTGGAAGAGGATTCATAGACCTAACCAAAAAGGCAATCGAGTTTCTTGAGAATGGCAAGAACAACAAAGCATTTATTTTTGTAAAGATTGATCCTACAAAAAGAAAAGAGGTATACGAAAAGATAAAGGAACTCAGTAGCATAAGGGCATATAGAGTTACAGGGAACATCGACATGGTAATTGAAGTCGATAGGACAAAATTTGAGGAGATTCTAGATAAGGTATCCTCAATTGATGGGGTTAAAGAAACAGTAACTCACTTTATAATCGAATCAGTTGCCTAA
- a CDS encoding acylphosphatase has protein sequence MEIVRAHLRIYGRVQGVGFRWSMQREARKLGVHGWVRNLPDGSVEAVIEGERERVEALIGWAHQGPPFARVTRVEIKWEDPKGEKGFKVVG, from the coding sequence ATGGAAATTGTAAGAGCACACCTGAGAATTTATGGCAGAGTTCAGGGTGTTGGCTTTAGATGGAGCATGCAAAGAGAGGCAAGAAAGCTTGGAGTGCATGGGTGGGTAAGGAACTTACCCGATGGGAGTGTTGAAGCTGTAATAGAAGGAGAAAGGGAAAGGGTTGAGGCATTAATCGGCTGGGCACATCAAGGGCCTCCATTTGCAAGAGTCACAAGAGTTGAGATAAAATGGGAAGATCCAAAAGGAGAAAAAGGATTTAAAGTTGTTGGTTAA
- a CDS encoding DUF7132 family protein, translating to MKTLKEWDVKVKLVRTKRGAILHKIELSENHFFLEQNPLKDSKYGVAYRKIKNKFPEFYMFWEIKNNRYTGRLLVGSFLEKEEIDEFITLVAQSEDFKKFEHILEEIEEEEKE from the coding sequence ATGAAAACCCTAAAGGAATGGGATGTTAAGGTTAAGCTTGTGAGAACTAAGCGTGGAGCTATTCTCCATAAGATTGAGCTCTCTGAAAATCATTTCTTCCTTGAGCAGAATCCTCTTAAGGATTCTAAGTATGGAGTTGCTTATAGAAAAATCAAGAACAAATTCCCTGAATTCTACATGTTCTGGGAGATTAAGAACAACCGTTACACTGGAAGGCTCTTAGTTGGTTCATTCCTCGAGAAGGAGGAGATTGACGAGTTCATAACTCTCGTTGCACAAAGCGAGGACTTCAAGAAATTTGAACATATCCTTGAGGAGATTGAAGAAGAGGAAAAGGAGTAG
- a CDS encoding DUF257 family protein, with the protein MRIHSIGKFLKSQVRGGDVVLIEYPSAYPFENLAWGEIIPEISHDTQTVVDDFFGIGDLSFRNYIRRVSPKEYRKIIDITKHIKVIKIGSGRASYGSIVDEIPLTYEISEFMKNYYDAIRKALVDSIKPLYFLSFGLAEYFYFGKEKAIQAILFSRSNLPVEDWTSIYLINKTLIEEPQLAVLEDISAWILDITQEEGEYIIRLKKGS; encoded by the coding sequence ATGAGAATTCACTCTATTGGGAAATTTCTAAAAAGTCAAGTGCGAGGAGGGGATGTTGTTTTAATAGAATATCCTAGTGCCTATCCTTTTGAAAATCTTGCATGGGGAGAGATTATTCCCGAGATTTCTCATGATACCCAGACAGTTGTTGATGACTTCTTTGGTATTGGGGATTTAAGCTTCAGGAATTACATTAGAAGAGTTTCTCCAAAAGAGTATAGAAAAATTATTGATATAACAAAGCATATAAAAGTAATTAAAATAGGCTCTGGAAGGGCCAGTTATGGCTCAATCGTAGATGAAATACCCTTAACATACGAAATATCTGAATTTATGAAAAACTACTACGATGCGATTAGAAAAGCTCTCGTAGACTCTATCAAGCCCCTATACTTTCTAAGCTTTGGATTAGCGGAGTACTTCTACTTTGGAAAGGAAAAAGCAATTCAGGCAATTCTCTTCAGCAGAAGCAATCTTCCAGTAGAGGACTGGACATCAATTTATCTGATAAACAAAACCTTAATAGAAGAGCCCCAATTAGCAGTTTTAGAGGACATTTCAGCGTGGATTCTTGATATAACCCAAGAAGAGGGAGAGTACATAATCAGACTCAAAAAAGGAAGCTGA
- the queC gene encoding 7-cyano-7-deazaguanine synthase QueC, with protein sequence MKRAVVLFSGGLDSTACLYWAKKNYDEVIMLTINYGSNEEKATNKVAEFFSKELNVPLKIIKLDFLEEFSKLRGTTLVGGETPKVTAKELENLEYAQETAKSVWVPARNVVLISIAASLLDALGGGEIIVGFNAEEGVTFPDNTPEFVEKMNEMLKYGTLSDVKVVAPLINLDKKGIAKLLKELNAKYEYSNSCYMPKGFTEDGKPIHCGECESCVRRHRGLIEGIGEDKTVYAIEPKI encoded by the coding sequence ATGAAAAGAGCAGTTGTCTTGTTTAGTGGTGGTTTGGACTCAACAGCTTGCCTATACTGGGCAAAGAAAAATTACGATGAAGTCATTATGCTCACTATAAACTATGGCAGCAATGAGGAAAAAGCAACAAACAAAGTAGCAGAATTCTTCTCAAAAGAGCTGAACGTTCCACTTAAAATTATTAAACTCGACTTTTTAGAAGAGTTCTCCAAGCTTAGAGGGACTACATTAGTTGGAGGAGAAACGCCAAAAGTCACAGCAAAGGAACTGGAAAACTTAGAGTACGCACAGGAAACAGCTAAAAGTGTCTGGGTTCCAGCAAGAAATGTTGTGTTAATTTCCATAGCTGCTTCACTTTTAGATGCCTTAGGAGGGGGAGAGATAATAGTCGGCTTCAATGCAGAGGAAGGAGTAACGTTTCCTGATAACACCCCAGAATTCGTTGAAAAAATGAACGAGATGCTGAAATATGGAACACTCAGTGATGTCAAAGTTGTTGCACCACTGATAAACCTTGATAAAAAGGGTATTGCAAAGCTTTTGAAAGAGCTAAATGCAAAGTATGAATACTCAAATTCATGTTACATGCCCAAAGGGTTTACAGAGGATGGAAAGCCAATTCACTGCGGAGAATGTGAGAGCTGCGTAAGGAGACACCGTGGACTAATCGAAGGGATTGGGGAAGACAAGACAGTTTATGCCATTGAGCCTAAGATTTGA
- a CDS encoding signal recognition particle protein Srp19, whose protein sequence is MRKFVVWTSELDARLSRKYGREVSKNLAVESPKLNEIIEAAETIGMKVVEVKWNKLNPRLSGLDEALKTRGMVIIESKYGKSKSLRLIAQKIRELRKSRRRKK, encoded by the coding sequence ATGAGGAAATTTGTAGTATGGACAAGTGAACTGGATGCAAGGTTATCAAGGAAATATGGACGAGAGGTTTCCAAAAATTTAGCAGTTGAGTCTCCCAAACTTAATGAAATCATTGAAGCAGCTGAGACTATTGGTATGAAAGTTGTTGAAGTTAAGTGGAACAAGTTGAATCCGAGATTATCTGGACTAGATGAAGCACTTAAAACGAGAGGAATGGTCATTATTGAAAGCAAATATGGGAAGTCAAAAAGCCTAAGATTAATTGCCCAAAAGATTAGGGAACTTAGGAAGTCTAGGAGGAGGAAAAAGTAG
- a CDS encoding dephospho-CoA kinase, translating into MIICVVGMPGSGKGEVVRIFSKYGVPHVSMGDIVREEADKRGIPRTPDGMNKISIQLRQELGDNAVAKLTVPRVKELLKKHKAVIIDGVRSLDEIQTFKDAFPDHEIIIIAVHSSPKKRFERLKRRGRSDDPKTWADFEARDWKELKFGIGNVIALADYMIVNDNHIDDYRKEIEELAKRLGLAKH; encoded by the coding sequence ATGATAATCTGTGTAGTAGGTATGCCCGGTTCTGGTAAAGGTGAAGTTGTGAGGATTTTCTCAAAATATGGCGTTCCTCACGTTTCAATGGGAGATATTGTGAGGGAAGAGGCAGATAAGAGAGGAATCCCAAGGACTCCAGATGGAATGAATAAAATCAGCATTCAGCTAAGGCAGGAATTAGGAGACAACGCTGTTGCAAAGCTGACGGTTCCAAGGGTTAAAGAGCTTTTAAAGAAGCATAAGGCAGTTATCATTGATGGCGTCCGTTCTTTGGATGAAATTCAGACATTCAAAGACGCTTTTCCAGACCATGAGATTATAATAATAGCTGTCCATTCATCTCCGAAGAAGAGATTTGAGCGTTTAAAGCGGAGAGGCAGGAGTGACGATCCCAAAACCTGGGCAGACTTTGAAGCTAGAGACTGGAAGGAGCTTAAATTTGGCATCGGGAATGTTATAGCTCTTGCAGATTACATGATAGTGAACGACAACCACATTGATGATTACAGAAAGGAGATTGAAGAATTAGCGAAAAGGCTTGGATTAGCCAAGCATTGA
- the cutA gene encoding divalent-cation tolerance protein CutA, producing the protein MILVYTTFPDWESAERIVKELLEKKLIACANLREHKAFYWWKGKIEEDNEIGAILKTKVELWDELKKELKEKHPYTVPAIIRIDVDAVNKEYLKWLLEVTK; encoded by the coding sequence ATGATACTTGTTTATACAACATTTCCAGACTGGGAAAGCGCGGAAAGGATTGTCAAAGAGCTTTTAGAGAAGAAACTCATAGCGTGTGCTAATCTAAGAGAGCACAAAGCATTCTACTGGTGGAAAGGAAAAATAGAGGAAGATAACGAAATCGGCGCAATTCTTAAGACAAAAGTTGAGCTTTGGGACGAGCTTAAAAAGGAACTCAAGGAAAAGCACCCCTACACAGTTCCAGCAATAATCAGAATTGATGTTGATGCCGTAAATAAGGAATACCTCAAGTGGCTGTTAGAGGTTACAAAATGA
- a CDS encoding ZIP family metal transporter, translated as MLENFIQSLASYILSASNGNIILIAFYAGLFVALMTSLGSLVAIFAKNLPEWSVEFSLSFAAGVMIVASFTSLILPAIESTNSFTPAGIGILLGVMLICIVDKLIPHEHIVKGYEGPKEFKDKLKVVWLIVLAMIIHNLPEGLAVGTSIVYNLETGLITALAIGIQDFPEGVVVALPLAVLQKKRLQPILIGVLSGVAEMIMTVIGALLFVKLNWLLPYGLGLAGGAMLYITVKEMIPEIYKKEENETLITIGFFLGFYVMLFLDSMLG; from the coding sequence ATGCTAGAAAACTTCATTCAAAGTTTAGCAAGCTATATACTCTCAGCATCAAACGGAAACATCATTCTCATTGCATTCTATGCCGGGTTGTTCGTTGCTTTAATGACTTCTCTCGGTTCTTTAGTTGCAATATTTGCTAAAAACCTCCCAGAATGGAGCGTTGAGTTCAGCTTAAGCTTTGCCGCTGGAGTTATGATTGTTGCGAGCTTTACAAGCTTAATTTTGCCAGCGATAGAATCAACCAACAGCTTTACTCCAGCTGGGATTGGAATTCTCTTGGGAGTCATGCTGATTTGTATAGTAGACAAACTCATTCCACATGAACATATTGTCAAGGGATACGAAGGTCCAAAGGAGTTTAAAGATAAGTTAAAAGTGGTCTGGCTAATTGTTCTCGCTATGATAATTCACAACCTTCCAGAAGGTCTGGCTGTTGGAACTTCGATAGTTTACAATCTTGAGACAGGACTTATTACAGCTTTAGCGATAGGGATTCAGGATTTTCCAGAGGGTGTTGTTGTTGCCCTTCCTCTAGCAGTGCTTCAGAAGAAAAGGTTGCAGCCAATACTTATTGGAGTTCTGAGTGGAGTTGCTGAAATGATTATGACAGTTATTGGAGCACTGCTGTTTGTCAAACTTAACTGGCTTCTGCCCTATGGTCTGGGTTTAGCTGGAGGGGCAATGCTATATATTACAGTTAAAGAAATGATCCCCGAAATTTACAAAAAAGAGGAAAATGAAACCCTCATAACAATTGGCTTTTTCTTGGGCTTTTACGTGATGCTGTTCTTAGACTCAATGCTTGGCTAA
- a CDS encoding regulator of amino acid metabolism, contains ACT domain protein has translation MMLILEAYFKNYPARRKVAEFLFENGLSVKNGKIYLRDVEVPISELSRVIGVNRKIIYHTIEYIEKTYPLKLIFERLTPLPSLIDVAPIMGWEVLEIELEKDLYSQAISSVLQILSGNNVPIMEIFSRNLRQEDSKAYIVIDGTLPVDVFVKIKDIPGFKKLILHTPEKRKENFVCAYCEVRYCPKKVVLEKIGSKA, from the coding sequence ATGATGCTCATATTAGAAGCTTACTTTAAGAATTATCCGGCAAGAAGGAAAGTCGCAGAGTTTTTATTTGAGAACGGGCTGAGTGTTAAAAACGGAAAGATATATCTAAGAGACGTAGAGGTTCCAATAAGTGAATTATCAAGGGTCATCGGAGTAAATAGAAAGATAATCTACCATACTATTGAATACATCGAGAAAACCTACCCATTAAAGCTTATTTTCGAGCGATTGACTCCACTACCAAGCCTAATTGATGTTGCTCCAATAATGGGCTGGGAAGTTCTTGAGATAGAACTTGAGAAAGACCTTTATTCCCAAGCAATTTCAAGCGTTCTCCAGATTCTCTCAGGTAACAACGTTCCAATAATGGAGATTTTCAGCAGAAATTTGAGACAAGAAGACAGCAAAGCATACATAGTTATAGATGGGACTCTGCCAGTTGACGTATTTGTAAAAATCAAAGATATACCAGGATTCAAAAAGCTCATTCTCCACACGCCAGAGAAGAGAAAAGAAAACTTTGTATGTGCCTACTGTGAAGTTCGCTACTGTCCAAAAAAAGTGGTTTTAGAAAAGATTGGTTCAAAGGCTTAA
- a CDS encoding tRNA (adenine-N1)-methyltransferase, translated as MITEGEKVLLVDPRGKRYLITVKRDEFHTDLGKINLEDIIGKNFGDIVESHKGYKFKILKPRIVDFIDKMKRGPQIIHPKDAAQIVAFAGISPGDFIVEAGVGSGALTLFLANIVGPNGRIVSYEVREDFAKLAWKNIEWAGFDDRVTIKLKSIYDGIDEKDVDHIILDLPQPERVVEYAIEALKPGGYFVAYTPCINQVARLYEKLREFKEHFMRPKTIECLVREQEVKRECIRPRTRMIAHTGYITFARKI; from the coding sequence GTGATAACAGAAGGAGAAAAGGTTCTATTAGTTGATCCTAGGGGAAAGAGATATTTAATAACTGTGAAAAGAGACGAATTTCACACAGATTTAGGAAAGATAAACCTTGAGGATATAATTGGAAAGAATTTCGGAGATATTGTTGAATCTCACAAAGGGTATAAGTTCAAAATTCTAAAACCCAGAATAGTTGATTTCATTGATAAGATGAAGCGTGGTCCTCAGATAATCCATCCAAAAGATGCTGCTCAAATTGTGGCATTTGCTGGGATTTCTCCAGGAGATTTTATAGTTGAAGCAGGAGTTGGAAGTGGCGCACTAACTCTTTTCTTGGCAAATATAGTTGGACCTAACGGAAGGATAGTCAGTTATGAAGTTAGAGAAGATTTTGCAAAGCTTGCATGGAAAAACATTGAATGGGCAGGTTTTGATGATAGAGTTACTATAAAGCTCAAAAGCATTTACGACGGAATAGACGAGAAAGACGTTGATCACATAATTCTCGACTTGCCCCAGCCAGAGAGAGTTGTTGAGTATGCTATAGAAGCATTAAAACCCGGAGGATATTTTGTCGCTTATACCCCATGTATAAATCAAGTTGCTCGTCTTTATGAAAAGCTGAGAGAATTTAAGGAGCATTTTATGAGGCCTAAAACTATTGAATGTTTGGTTAGAGAGCAGGAAGTAAAGAGAGAGTGCATAAGGCCGAGAACTAGAATGATTGCACACACAGGCTATATCACATTTGCAAGGAAGATTTAA